atgaagacaTTTAGTCTGGATGATTAATCTTATTGGAAATACACTGCGTATCCCAATGAGTTTCCGTTTTGCATAATTTTTCCGCAAtgtccttaccatcatTTCGCTCCTAATTGTGATTTTTGTTCTGCTTTTCTAATAAGTTGTGAATTACTGTGAAAATATTGCGCGCATTCTTCAACTtagcaaaagaaagaaaaaaagacaTAAAAGtctttcttcctcttgCTTTCAATCCTTACTGCTTAACTATACTTGAGTACTAAATGTGCAGGAACTACAGTAGAGATTACATTGTATACTGTTAAAGAGCCTAATTATAGTAACCTTCAATTGACCAGTACGCTATTTTCTTACTATCATAGAGTTGCTTATATCAGAATTTCGTAACTTTTGTTATACCCACGGAACGTACATTGTTGTTAAATGATAGGGTACACGTTTTCTAATCTGTAGGCAAGGCAATTACGGGATCTAAGAATTTGTCTAGTAAACAGTCAAGTAGCAAAGAATTATTTAGCACCTTTGATTGAGTTTGTGTGCTAGAACTTATTGTACTCTATGTCTTATTATTTCTCTTattagcattttttttgactCCTTTTTCAGCTTTTCTCACCACAGGTCGAATCCAAATCGGGAAATCTCGTTGATGACACATGGTAACATTTACTTGTTTATCAAGATCGTTGTTCTATCCTCAATGTTGCACCAAGCTAATTGAAAGGGGTTTAATAAACTACTATATCTCACTGTTAGTGTGTATCTGTAAAAATGCTTGGTTGGCTGTATCATTTTTGTATTACCAGCGAACCTCTTAGAGACACTTTTATCTTACTCTCATTTGATGAGAAGAGGGTCCTCTTCTGTGGGTGAAAATTAAGTTGGATACGTTTCATTGGCTAATTAAACAGACAAGAAGATATCATCTGAATGAAGCACAATAGCGGGTCCTTGGTCTCTATCTACTGTTAGTGTGAAGATATTGCACATATCTCCAAATTACTCCCATTTTTGGATGAAAATTCTACGAGACTTCGGCTAAGTACACATTAAAAGCGATTACTACATGTTATACACAtcccctttttttttgtttatgaGAACTTATTTCAAACTGTGGTACTTCCATATTGTAAGTTTTGCTATTATGTTGTAAATATCGTAATAGTAACTTGTAGCGTGTAAGAACTTGCCAGCAGTTTTCTAAATAAAAAGCGTTCTGTTTGAATTGATTTGACAAGATCAGTCAATTTGTGTATACTTGAAGTTATCTTTATTGCAAAGAGAACAAGACTAAGAAGTGtactattatttattacaTCATAGTTAATCAACTTaaaattcttctttttagtATTAAGCTCGTTTAAAGTCCTTTCTGTAAATCAAGCAAAGGTTCAAAATTCACTCACTCCCATATTCTTAATTAGTGTTGATTTTGCGTTGCCGTCTATTTCGCTGACCAtcaaacaagaaattggTACAAGGTCTGTTCAGTTTAATAAGATGACCCAATgctctctttttttcttaaaaCTCTTAACTACACCTAAAGATGAAAAGCATAACTGCTTTACTtaccaagaaaaaaagacaatGAGAAATTGCCGGAACAACAGATAGCATCAACGCTGGTTTATTCCCGTTTTTTTTCATCCCCTTTTGCATTGTTTTGATCTGTATTTTATTAGGGGTCCCTGTTGCATAGCATGTCTCTCTCTGTTTGTGTTCTATATCTATGTATCTATCTCTAATTTGAGtattgaagagaaaaagacAAAATCAAAGAGACACATAAGTATTTCTGTGCATCggaaaaaacaaactgaGATTCCTACAACTTAACACTCAATAATCGCGTAGACGGAGAAACTTCAGAAAATTGCCGTCCTTATAGTACAAATCAGTTTTTGCTCATGCTTCAGATTTTCTTTAGCAATTCCCTTGCTGTGCAATGAAACTTCCGTAGGGATACTTTGATTATGTTACTTGAAAATGTGTATCTCAAAAGGACATAGAACAACATTCTCAAAAGAGGGACAAGTACAAGTACGGGATGTGGTAAGCACCTGCATAAGAGTAAGTGACCCTGAGACAATGTCACAAATTGCAATTCCTCCGAGGAAAAGTGTATATCAGGACATGTTTGTCTTTGAAGAGcttaatttattttgatacTAAATATGTCCCAAATATTAACCAGGAATCAAACAAGACAAATATAAGAAGAGGTCCTTAAACAGTTTTAAGACATTATTGATCCGGTTGAGGAGATCAGTATTTTAAAGTAGTAAATCACAGACAATGCCGCCTTTAACAATTTGGGAGGTAAATAATAGCATAGCTCAATGTCATCTCCAAGATGCTTTGTTAGAGGAGTTTGAGTCCATATGTGTTTTCCTCGTAACTATAACACTTACTCTATACTGACAAGTAAATGCCTCATTACTGTTTCTAGCAAttgttaattttttcttaatcTTGTTGCATTGCTATCCAATATCACAAGAGTCTCCTAGTAAAGCGTTTAGGGTATTCAGATAGGTAGCGTATCGATACATTGTGAACGGTGAGCTAAGACCTATATCCTATACTTAATGTCTTTATGTGATAGCCACTGAGCACCATATTTGCTGCTTAACAGTAAGTGAACATTAACTGAAAAACATTGGTAGTGGTAAAAGATTAACCAAAGGCAATACAGAAATAAACTGTAAAGTATTGGTGCATTTACATCGTCTAGCTATCCATTCATAGCAAGTTGATACATGGACAGTGTATACCTCTTCACAACCTATGCTGACTAAAAGTACGATTATATACAATTTCTGTGTTTATGGCCGAATCAAAAGGATTCGCAAATAGCTCATATCTAAGTCCCTTCAGAGGTATCGATCACGTGAGATGAATTCTATTTCGCCTAAGACGTGTCTTGAAATGCCAAATCTCTTTCTGAGTGAAATCGAACGACGCTCTTCTTTTTTCGTGTCACAAAAGTTTACCACCAATGCAGTTCTGAAGGAAAAAGTAGTGCAAGACAAGGCACGTAGGGAGCGTAGTTGAAAACAGCATCTGTGGGATGTGAGAGACCACTGATTAGTGGTAAGAGTGATGGCCTACTTCTTTTTGGCGGAGGGCACACCAAAACATACTTGTGTACACTTCGGTTTATCAAGTTGAGTAATTGTTATAATTGATGGTCTAAGGTATTTTAAGATCAGGGCGCGTCTAAGATAAAATAACACATACAAAGGAACCCCTCATGGGATTGCGTCTCAGTCAAGTACAAAAGAAAGACATTGGAGAGAGTTACCCATTTGCAAAGATAATTTGATTGCATTGCATAAAAACCTTGGAAAGGAAAATACAGTGTTAGACGATTATAAAAGAGTATCTGAGAGGCAGAATGAATATTTCTCCAACGCCAAAAAGGTATAACTCGAGAGGAGATCGATATTATGCGTCCCAAGCTAGAGGTAAAGTACCGGAGTTTGAACCTTATAGGAAATCAGGATTGAATTTTAATGATGGGTATAGCGGCATTAACCCACCTGTGTACAAAAACGGACTTCACTCGAATTTAGACGATGATAAACTGGTACCTGAAGAGATAAAACTTCAACGTACTGTGATAAACGACCTTATTTCTCAAAACAAAGAGCTACAAACAACTGTACATACCCAAcgtgaagaaattgaacggctcaatattatcattgGCCAATTTAGAGCGAAGTTGACAAAATACAGTGTGATGAACAGAAAACTAGAGGACGAATTGAGAGGCTCTGAAAGATCGTCAAATGCTTTGAATAAAGATAGAAATGACGATAGAAATGACTCGATTTTAGAGAACTCGTTTGAGAATGCTGAAGATTATATTCAGATCCCCAAACTAAGATATAATAGTAAAGGTAAACAGGACAAAAGCCCTCAAACGAATGATTTGAACGACAGGCTTAGTCAATTAGTTCAACTATTAGAAAAAAGTCAACAGAACAATTCTACAAAAATTAACAGCAATTCCAATGATATGTCACCACCTGTCTGTAGTTCTGCTACACCTCCAGAGAGAAACAATAAACCAATTATGAGTTCCCCGAAAATACGAGACCCGTCTGAAGAGGATATTTTATGTCAAGAAAGTGCTGAACTAAAAAGTCTTGAGAACCAAATAGAacttgtgaaaaaaaaattactaaTAAAAAGAGAGAATGAACTGAGAAAGCTATCTTTAGAAAATGAGCTAATAGAATTGATGGATCAGCTATCGACTGATGCATCACCCTACAGATATGGCAAGAGTAAAGGGAATTTTATCTCGACTAGTAAGCACGAAAAACATGACGAAAATTTATCAGATATATATGGAGATTATACAGGGAAAAATAGCTTGAGAAAGCATAATATTAAACCGTTTAATCCTATAAAAATGGATAATATTCTGGAAACACCAACACCACCTAATAGAAGAAATTCTGAATGATATAGACAGAAGGTATCTACTACATATTTGGTTAGTACCCCATACCAAACCCAtgaaagtatataaatCTCGTTCATAGGTTATGATATCAGTttgtaataataaaaatgaattaaGTGAGAACACTCATGAATGAAACTGATGGGTATCTGCATTAGAGTAATAtgattcaattttttcacgataaaaaaaataaaaaaattattaggAAAATTGGCTAATCACTCCGATACGGGGAGTCGAACCCCGGTCTCCACGGTGAAAGCGTGATGTGATAGCCGTTACACTATATCGGAATACTGGATTCGTTGACAGGAAATATaaattgtaatatatacaagcttattattatattagaCGGTTTATATGATCACGTTGGGAAATGTTGTTTGTTATAAAGACGGTATTTCTGAGTAATAAGTAGTACATGTTTATAGCTAATAGGATTAAATCCATAGACTTACACTGAACTGATAGCAAGTAgtaaatataaaagatCTACCTAGCTGTGTATATCaaagtaaataaaaattgatGCGCTGgataatataaattaaGCAGATATATGGTGAGTGAAATTCCGGTTTATGTGTAATTTTGCatgtttctttttatcaCATCTATTCAATAATTATCTTATAAATAATGAGCCAGCCAAAACTTATGCAACACTAtaatactaaaaaaaatacctTACCCAATTAATTACTAGTAATACTGAAATAGGTCTTGCTCCTGGTTAACAAAGGTCactgatgaaaaatttaaattcaATTCTCTAATACGTTATTTATTAGCTGCACTTTTAGATCAAATTCcagagaaaaaaagaaaccaaCTTTATTTATCAGTGAAATGCCCTCCAGTGAATACCAGATCAATATTCTGGATGGTACATAATCAAGAATAAAAGTAGAACAAGCTATAGGCCCTTTATATACCCTTTGAGAATGCATTTCACGTTTCATAAAAATGTATGACTCGATGTTATAAAATCCtcaatattatatattttccaATTCTTTTGTTTGGCGGCTCTCTCTTATGTGTTTCATCTTGGTGTATAAGGTACAGTGGCATGTCCACCTGCTCAACTTTGAACTATaaataatttcagaaaCTTCATTGATTTAGTAATATTGTTTATAGACATCCTCAGAGAGGATCAATTTTTTAGACACCTGTTGTGAAAATAAACTTATTCACTCATGTGTTTATATTAATTACGATTCACAGAAAGATCATTTTTTAAGCTGAAAGTAGTTTGGCATATTGTTGGTAGTTTTGTCGCATGATGAAGTATTGATAAGACGAGAAACTTCTGTTAGTTTCTATATAATATCAGTGAAAATAGAAAGGTATTTTTTGAGCCAAATTTAGTTCGATACAAAACACAATTATAGTGGATTGTTTATAAATGTTTGCACTGTGTGTTCGAGTTATTCATAATACTGgtaaatttattgaaactATTACTATACCCCTTTCAAATGTTTTTTGTAAAAGCTACAAACAATGAGCtcattgaaatatttttttgactAAATCAATCCGGTCTACTAAACATGCAGAACAGTTTGTGTAATTATCGTCTGATCTAAGGGCCGGCGAAAGCATTTATAATTGACCACACTACGTTACTTGACAACCATACTTGCTCTTGAATACGAAACAGCAAGCTCTATCTATATCAAATGCTCAGCAAAAAAAGTTTTCTCTAGTACTCTGATAAAGCAATATTATACATCATTTGAATTCTTAAAGCTGATTTACATCCCGGGATCGTTTAGACCCCAAGAATCCAAGATATGTTTTAGCTGACAGGGTG
This window of the Nakaseomyces glabratus chromosome L, complete sequence genome carries:
- the SPC42 gene encoding Spc42p (CAGL0L01793g~Ortholog(s) have structural constituent of cytoskeleton activity, role in microtubule nucleation, spindle pole body duplication and central plaque of spindle pole body, intermediate layer of spindle pole body localization); translated protein: MNISPTPKRYNSRGDRYYASQARGKVPEFEPYRKSGLNFNDGYSGINPPVYKNGLHSNLDDDKLVPEEIKLQRTVINDLISQNKELQTTVHTQREEIERLNIIIGQFRAKLTKYSVMNRKLEDELRGSERSSNALNKDRNDDRNDSILENSFENAEDYIQIPKLRYNSKGKQDKSPQTNDLNDRLSQLVQLLEKSQQNNSTKINSNSNDMSPPVCSSATPPERNNKPIMSSPKIRDPSEEDILCQESAELKSLENQIELVKKKLLIKRENELRKLSLENELIELMDQLSTDASPYRYGKSKGNFISTSKHEKHDENLSDIYGDYTGKNSLRKHNIKPFNPIKMDNILETPTPPNRRNSE